In Sebaldella termitidis ATCC 33386, one DNA window encodes the following:
- a CDS encoding toxin-antitoxin system YwqK family antitoxin, whose product MSIIGDFIFDKRDFYILEKFSFIKKHLIKKRKTYHDNGSLKSEITYYLNTPHGLAVHYYDNGQVFGKCRYIKGEKNGMWISWYSDGTIKENGFWKYNKKDGEWLGYFENGQPEYSIFWNNGIKHGSYMTFYRDNQLKSAGTFIHEKKDDIWFFYYKNGNKMRIESWKYGIPEGEWKYFYENENKKASGYISKGNRTGYWKYYFENEAISSEGNWNDDTLNGLWLYYYENGRIKEKGYWLNDYQHGFWEYFYENGSQETAGYWNYGRKNYLWRYFYENGGIKEYGNWTDNNQTGLWKYFHENGQLSSIGKWSDSMKTGEWKYFHENGRIKSKGRWVNDKQYGIWKFYIPEGKLKNKGLWRKDLPDGEWINYHENGKKSEQGFFSQGKKNGIWRYFSDNGRLMIKGCWLDDLQNGEWKYYFENGIPASLGEFKEGSQNGEWKYFHENGNLKSVGLWNNGIKNDEWIYFDENNKFENIEYFDNTGDNLHFIN is encoded by the coding sequence ATGAGTATTATCGGGGATTTTATCTTTGATAAAAGAGATTTTTACATTCTTGAAAAATTTTCTTTCATAAAAAAGCACCTGATAAAAAAAAGAAAGACATATCATGATAACGGCAGCCTAAAATCTGAAATAACTTATTATCTTAATACTCCTCACGGACTTGCCGTGCATTATTATGATAATGGTCAGGTATTTGGGAAGTGTCGCTATATAAAAGGTGAAAAAAACGGAATGTGGATAAGCTGGTACAGCGACGGTACAATAAAAGAAAACGGTTTTTGGAAATATAATAAAAAAGATGGCGAATGGCTTGGTTATTTTGAAAACGGTCAGCCGGAATATAGTATTTTCTGGAATAACGGCATTAAGCACGGTTCATATATGACCTTTTACCGAGACAATCAATTAAAATCAGCAGGTACGTTTATTCATGAAAAGAAAGATGATATCTGGTTTTTTTACTATAAAAACGGAAATAAAATGAGAATAGAAAGCTGGAAATACGGTATTCCCGAAGGTGAATGGAAATATTTTTACGAAAATGAAAATAAAAAAGCTTCCGGATATATATCAAAAGGGAACAGGACAGGATATTGGAAGTATTATTTTGAAAATGAAGCTATCTCCTCTGAAGGAAACTGGAATGATGATACTCTGAACGGACTGTGGCTTTATTACTATGAAAATGGCCGGATCAAGGAAAAAGGATACTGGCTTAACGATTATCAGCATGGATTCTGGGAATATTTTTATGAAAACGGCTCACAGGAAACTGCCGGATATTGGAATTATGGAAGAAAAAACTATCTTTGGAGATATTTTTATGAAAATGGCGGTATAAAAGAATACGGTAACTGGACAGATAATAATCAGACAGGTCTGTGGAAGTATTTTCATGAAAACGGACAGCTTTCATCAATAGGGAAATGGTCTGACAGTATGAAAACAGGAGAATGGAAATACTTTCACGAAAACGGCAGAATAAAATCCAAAGGTCGCTGGGTGAATGATAAACAATATGGTATATGGAAGTTTTATATTCCTGAAGGAAAATTAAAAAATAAAGGACTTTGGAGAAAAGACCTGCCTGACGGAGAATGGATAAACTATCATGAAAACGGCAAAAAAAGTGAACAGGGATTTTTTTCACAGGGAAAGAAAAATGGAATCTGGCGTTATTTTTCCGACAATGGCAGGCTTATGATAAAAGGCTGCTGGCTGGATGATCTTCAGAACGGAGAATGGAAATATTATTTTGAAAATGGAATTCCTGCTTCTCTTGGAGAATTCAAGGAGGGCAGCCAAAACGGAGAATGGAAGTACTTCCATGAAAACGGAAATTTGAAGTCCGTCGGTCTATGGAATAACGGTATAAAAAATGATGAATGGATTTATTTTGATGAAAATAACAAATTTGAAAATATAGAATATTTTGATAATACTGGTGATAATCTTCATTTTATCAATTAG
- the fdhD gene encoding formate dehydrogenase accessory sulfurtransferase FdhD — protein sequence MIKNIEIIKYNNGFLEKTFDNVAEESKINIFVNGSHYISLLCSNSELTELCTGFLFSEGVISSFKDIKNIEVSCNNNIFISLDESINFFPEKHRIIVSGCSKGSIDEALMEQDNFYFPDSEPFYKISDILNYMKDLNSHSEIFKKTGGTHCCVLYSKNKKIISEDIGRHNALDKIIGKSLILDFKPSESILLLTGRVSSEILLKSAKFGVRIIISRSAPTDFSVKTALGINMTLAGFARGNKMNIYSGADRLINA from the coding sequence ATGATAAAAAATATTGAAATAATAAAATATAACAATGGATTTCTTGAAAAAACCTTTGATAACGTTGCCGAAGAAAGCAAAATAAATATTTTCGTAAACGGAAGCCACTATATAAGTCTTCTCTGCAGTAACAGCGAACTTACAGAATTGTGTACAGGCTTTCTTTTTTCCGAAGGTGTTATTTCAAGTTTCAAAGATATTAAAAATATTGAAGTTTCCTGCAATAATAATATTTTTATATCTCTTGACGAATCTATAAATTTTTTTCCCGAAAAACATAGAATTATTGTTTCCGGCTGTTCTAAAGGCAGTATTGACGAGGCGCTGATGGAACAGGACAATTTTTATTTTCCTGATTCGGAGCCATTTTATAAAATTTCTGATATTCTTAATTACATGAAGGATCTCAATTCTCATTCCGAAATTTTCAAAAAAACCGGGGGAACGCATTGCTGTGTTCTATACAGTAAAAATAAAAAAATTATATCAGAGGATATCGGACGGCATAATGCTCTTGATAAAATTATAGGAAAAAGCTTAATTTTGGATTTTAAGCCGTCTGAAAGCATTTTGCTGTTAACGGGTAGGGTATCATCTGAAATTCTTCTTAAAAGTGCAAAATTTGGTGTTAGAATTATTATTTCACGCTCTGCTCCGACAGATTTTTCCGTGAAAACTGCTTTAGGTATAAATATGACTCTGGCAGGTTTTGCAAGAGGAAATAAAATGAACATATATTCCGGTGCAGACAGACTTATTAATGCCTGA
- a CDS encoding ParA family protein translates to MKILTFANPKGGAGKTVSSINFAYALSRLGYKTLLIDTDPRGGVSICLGMENENTLFDLIKEYNEGFVEDVEKYINHKNGVDVVISDYEIAKFDSYFDADTVSATFIMKNLVSEFFKEYDFIVIDTEGTVNSLTASILYATQDIFIPTQASNLDLTGVRDILGLSKNISRQNAELKIKKVFLIRAKMNTIAFKEFQNSLESFFDEQQFSKVAIRENQDIINAVNSQLDIFTYRNSSNGAIDYRNLVDEYIEELQKEI, encoded by the coding sequence ATGAAAATACTCACTTTCGCAAATCCAAAAGGAGGTGCGGGTAAAACTGTTTCCAGTATAAATTTCGCATATGCGCTGTCACGTCTGGGATACAAAACTCTTCTTATAGATACGGATCCTCGTGGCGGAGTTTCTATCTGCCTCGGTATGGAAAATGAAAATACTCTTTTTGATCTTATCAAAGAGTATAATGAGGGTTTTGTAGAAGATGTGGAAAAATATATAAATCATAAAAACGGTGTGGATGTAGTTATTTCTGATTATGAAATTGCTAAATTCGACTCTTATTTTGATGCTGATACTGTTTCTGCCACTTTTATAATGAAAAATCTTGTTTCCGAATTTTTCAAAGAATATGATTTTATCGTTATAGATACGGAAGGAACTGTAAATTCACTTACAGCATCTATTTTATATGCTACACAGGATATTTTTATCCCTACACAGGCGAGTAATCTGGATCTTACAGGTGTCCGTGATATTCTCGGTCTTAGTAAAAATATTTCGAGACAGAATGCAGAACTAAAAATAAAAAAAGTTTTTCTTATAAGAGCTAAGATGAATACCATTGCATTTAAAGAATTTCAAAACAGTCTGGAGTCGTTCTTTGACGAACAGCAGTTTTCAAAAGTAGCCATCAGGGAAAATCAGGATATAATAAATGCCGTAAATTCACAGCTTGATATTTTCACTTACAGAAATTCTTCAAACGGTGCTATTGACTACAGAAACCTTGTTGACGAATATATAGAAGAGCTTCAGAAGGAGATATAA
- a CDS encoding Dabb family protein — translation MIVHIVFFKLKNYPVGIKELKENIAALKDKIKEIREFQVGEDFSREDRSYDLALYSAFDTKEDLESYAINKDHLEVINNYVKVYCDHTKVVDFEK, via the coding sequence ATGATAGTCCATATTGTATTTTTTAAACTAAAAAATTATCCTGTGGGAATAAAAGAATTAAAAGAGAATATAGCAGCCTTAAAGGATAAAATAAAAGAAATAAGAGAATTTCAGGTAGGCGAGGATTTCAGCAGGGAAGACCGTTCTTATGATCTTGCTTTGTACTCTGCTTTTGATACAAAAGAGGATTTAGAGTCATATGCGATAAATAAAGATCATCTGGAAGTGATAAATAATTATGTCAAAGTATACTGCGACCATACAAAGGTCGTAGATTTCGAGAAATAA
- a CDS encoding MurR/RpiR family transcriptional regulator codes for MNIERTFKGIKLTSNDKIILDYITKNIDTCLEEGVRGVAKNSFSSTSSIMRLSKKLGYSGFVELIYDLKKKMTAKKSEKINISFFDKITFNTRNKSEIDQFLKRIHRGKIMTYGEGFSEIASSYMYRKLLTLGKIVYLLHGIDFDILCEKSAMKFDLLLIVSKSGETKHCIKLAKQAKEENITVCSFTGNAASHLAKLSDISFTYNDPHTLDDDVYYPNPFIGLCIIGFEELIRRYFEKYGID; via the coding sequence ATGAACATTGAAAGAACTTTTAAGGGGATAAAGCTAACCAGTAACGATAAAATAATTTTGGATTATATTACAAAAAATATAGATACCTGCCTTGAAGAAGGAGTAAGGGGTGTTGCCAAAAACAGCTTTTCTTCCACTTCATCTATAATGAGGCTTTCAAAAAAATTAGGATACAGCGGTTTTGTGGAATTGATTTATGATTTGAAAAAGAAAATGACAGCAAAAAAATCAGAAAAAATAAATATATCTTTTTTTGACAAAATTACTTTTAATACAAGAAATAAGTCTGAAATAGACCAGTTTTTAAAGCGCATTCACAGAGGAAAAATAATGACTTACGGTGAGGGCTTTTCCGAAATAGCCTCGTCATATATGTACAGAAAGCTTTTGACCCTTGGAAAGATAGTTTATCTGCTCCACGGGATTGATTTTGATATTTTGTGCGAAAAGTCGGCTATGAAATTTGACCTCCTGCTGATAGTATCAAAATCAGGAGAAACAAAGCACTGCATAAAGCTGGCAAAACAGGCAAAAGAAGAAAATATAACAGTATGCAGTTTTACCGGTAATGCTGCAAGCCATCTTGCGAAACTGTCTGATATTTCATTTACATATAATGACCCTCATACATTGGACGATGATGTATATTATCCTAATCCGTTTATCGGATTATGCATAATAGGATTTGAAGAGCTGATAAGAAGGTATTTCGAAAAATATGGTATAGATTAG
- a CDS encoding CehA/McbA family metallohydrolase: MKISGIFNEPKIEIFSYKIKLENIRENIFIKLDSEVFEHFFLIVKDPDKKIRALLTYKTRIKEYIISAGKEDTSNGTVCGEFPGGIWEFTVIKPYDIKGEFAFEVETDVKTEKTGYNLELLKSDFDKKYSSEKKWYEGDLHVHSNYSDGRQSFETIFNVIKQKEFDFLFLTDHSIVPTQFYKSEACIIPSTEITFDNSGHINVFALKDFIDYTLFFRDSDFDKKAEIIDEILKYEKMQGGLVSINHPFHPETPFTHDIDMENADLLEVMNSPYYYEEIDYNGEAVRFLDYLWLNGLKIFGTGGSDSHKPLKNGSETVGIPLTYIYSEGLSVKNLLSAMKKGNMYISKEPGTRIKIYNNDKEILPGNETAGRVKFITEAEENTKWNLVKNGKIIITKTGKRAEFDFDISEGEFYRVEGCRTEDGRITVYVNPVYNNIKFQNKQTWKELMSKYLSEKKEDFI; this comes from the coding sequence ATGAAAATAAGCGGTATTTTCAATGAACCAAAGATAGAGATTTTCAGTTATAAAATAAAACTGGAAAATATCAGGGAAAATATATTTATAAAACTTGATTCGGAAGTATTTGAACACTTTTTTCTCATTGTAAAGGATCCGGATAAAAAAATCAGGGCACTTCTCACTTATAAAACCAGAATAAAGGAATATATAATTTCTGCCGGGAAGGAAGACACGTCAAACGGAACTGTCTGCGGAGAATTTCCCGGCGGAATCTGGGAGTTTACAGTGATAAAGCCCTATGATATAAAGGGAGAATTTGCTTTTGAAGTAGAAACTGATGTTAAAACAGAGAAAACAGGATATAATCTTGAACTTTTGAAGTCGGATTTTGATAAAAAATATTCATCGGAGAAAAAATGGTACGAGGGAGACCTTCATGTACACAGTAATTATTCCGACGGGAGACAGAGCTTTGAAACAATTTTTAATGTTATAAAGCAGAAGGAATTTGATTTTTTGTTTCTTACGGATCATTCAATAGTACCTACACAGTTTTATAAATCTGAAGCCTGCATAATACCGTCTACAGAAATAACATTTGATAATTCAGGACATATAAATGTATTTGCTTTGAAGGATTTTATAGATTATACACTTTTTTTCAGAGACTCAGACTTTGATAAAAAGGCAGAAATAATAGATGAAATACTAAAATATGAAAAAATGCAGGGAGGGCTTGTATCCATAAATCATCCTTTTCATCCTGAAACGCCGTTTACACATGATATAGATATGGAAAATGCAGACCTGCTTGAGGTAATGAATTCTCCGTATTATTATGAGGAGATCGATTATAACGGAGAAGCGGTAAGATTTTTGGATTATCTGTGGTTAAACGGATTGAAAATATTCGGAACAGGGGGAAGTGATTCTCATAAGCCGCTTAAAAATGGAAGCGAAACAGTAGGAATTCCTTTGACATATATTTATTCAGAGGGCTTGTCGGTAAAGAATCTTTTATCTGCAATGAAAAAGGGAAATATGTATATAAGTAAAGAACCGGGAACAAGGATAAAGATATATAATAATGATAAAGAAATACTCCCCGGAAATGAAACAGCGGGAAGAGTAAAATTTATAACAGAAGCAGAAGAGAATACAAAATGGAATCTGGTAAAAAACGGGAAGATAATAATAACTAAAACAGGCAAAAGAGCAGAATTTGATTTTGATATTTCAGAAGGAGAATTTTACAGAGTGGAAGGCTGCAGAACAGAAGACGGAAGAATAACAGTATATGTTAATCCTGTCTATAATAACATAAAATTTCAAAATAAACAGACCTGGAAAGAATTAATGTCAAAGTATTTGTCTGAAAAGAAGGAGGATTTTATTTAA
- the mobA gene encoding molybdenum cofactor guanylyltransferase: MKKTGTAIILCGGKSSRMGFDKSKYEINGKLLIEICAEKLGSVFEEVLLVTKDTDKFKKLRYKIIGDDADDYAPVLGIYKGLLEAGSHFSFIIACDMPVISLNYINYLTEKLEKSSFPQDGLISMNGSFIEPFHSFYSKSMLEKIKYNISIKDYKISNFIKMCNVEFINSETIKKYTGNTDIFTNLNYPCDLEIFSDVFIKELCQNDKKY, from the coding sequence ATGAAAAAAACAGGAACAGCAATTATACTTTGCGGGGGCAAAAGCAGCAGAATGGGATTTGATAAAAGTAAATATGAGATTAATGGAAAGCTTCTTATAGAAATCTGTGCGGAAAAGCTCGGATCTGTCTTTGAAGAAGTTCTCCTGGTAACCAAAGATACTGATAAATTCAAAAAGCTCAGATACAAAATTATAGGAGATGATGCTGATGATTATGCTCCTGTTCTGGGGATATACAAAGGTCTTCTGGAAGCCGGATCTCATTTTTCTTTTATTATAGCCTGTGATATGCCTGTTATTAGCCTGAATTACATTAATTATCTGACGGAAAAGCTCGAAAAATCAAGCTTTCCTCAAGACGGTCTTATTTCAATGAACGGATCTTTTATCGAACCGTTTCATTCTTTTTATTCTAAAAGTATGCTTGAGAAAATAAAATATAATATCAGTATAAAGGATTATAAAATCTCAAATTTTATAAAGATGTGCAATGTTGAATTTATAAATAGCGAAACTATCAAAAAATATACCGGCAATACTGATATCTTTACCAATCTGAATTATCCATGTGATCTGGAAATTTTTTCTGATGTATTCATTAAGGAGCTTTGCCAAAATGATAAAAAATATTGA
- a CDS encoding glycoside hydrolase, producing MKITVLGGGGVRSPFLAKSLISNAERVGLTEIVFMDSNEEKLNIYGKIAEKIAEKINPGIKFWLTSDPVAALKDANFIITTIRVGEDKARVLDERIALNNGILGQETTGAGGFAMSLRSIPKILEYCKMIEQYSAEGAMLFNFTNPSGIVTQAIHLSGFKNVYGICDAPSEFIKQVAKVLEKPLEEVSAECFGLNHLSWFRNIKVNGKDAMEELLAKKELYTETEMKFFDPELVKISGNLLLNEYLYYFYYRERAEKAIINSEKTRGETILEINKQMTKELKEVDIDKDTDKAFEIYMRNYMKRENSYMEIESKTEKLHKKEPETLEEYLAKPDSGGYAGVALDIIQGFREGKRKEMVVSVPNKGAVDFLEDDDVVEITCIFEDNQINPIKVPGIGKMQRNLIQSIKLYERLTVEAVFEKSREKAIKALTVHPLVNSYSLAKKLADEYLEAHKEYIGEWK from the coding sequence ATGAAAATAACAGTATTAGGAGGAGGCGGGGTCAGATCACCGTTTTTGGCAAAATCTCTGATCAGCAATGCAGAAAGAGTCGGACTTACTGAAATAGTATTTATGGACTCAAATGAAGAAAAACTGAATATTTACGGGAAAATAGCAGAAAAAATAGCAGAAAAAATAAATCCCGGAATAAAGTTCTGGCTTACTTCAGATCCTGTAGCGGCATTAAAGGATGCAAATTTCATAATTACTACAATAAGAGTGGGAGAAGATAAGGCAAGAGTATTGGATGAGAGAATAGCACTGAATAACGGTATACTCGGACAGGAAACGACAGGTGCAGGCGGTTTTGCAATGTCTCTCAGATCTATTCCAAAAATACTGGAATACTGTAAAATGATAGAGCAGTATTCTGCTGAAGGTGCAATGCTGTTTAATTTCACGAATCCTTCAGGAATAGTAACTCAGGCAATTCATCTGAGCGGTTTCAAAAATGTATACGGTATATGTGATGCTCCGAGTGAATTTATAAAACAGGTGGCAAAAGTACTGGAAAAACCGTTGGAGGAAGTTTCGGCGGAGTGTTTCGGACTGAATCATCTTTCGTGGTTCAGAAATATAAAGGTAAATGGTAAAGATGCGATGGAGGAGCTTCTTGCTAAAAAAGAACTGTATACCGAAACAGAGATGAAGTTCTTTGATCCGGAGCTAGTAAAGATTTCGGGAAATCTGCTTCTGAATGAATATCTGTATTATTTTTACTATAGAGAAAGAGCTGAAAAAGCAATAATAAACTCTGAAAAAACAAGAGGAGAAACAATTCTTGAAATAAATAAACAGATGACAAAGGAGCTGAAAGAGGTTGATATAGACAAGGATACCGATAAAGCTTTTGAAATATATATGAGAAACTATATGAAAAGAGAGAACAGCTATATGGAAATAGAGTCAAAAACAGAAAAGCTTCATAAAAAAGAACCGGAAACACTGGAGGAATATCTTGCAAAACCTGACAGCGGAGGATATGCAGGTGTAGCACTAGATATTATTCAAGGATTCCGTGAAGGAAAGAGAAAAGAGATGGTAGTATCTGTACCGAATAAAGGAGCAGTTGATTTTCTGGAAGATGATGATGTAGTAGAAATAACATGTATATTTGAGGATAATCAGATAAATCCTATAAAAGTACCCGGAATAGGAAAAATGCAGAGAAATCTTATACAAAGTATAAAGCTTTATGAAAGACTTACTGTAGAGGCGGTATTTGAAAAAAGCAGGGAAAAAGCAATAAAGGCCTTAACAGTGCATCCGTTGGTAAATTCTTATTCGCTGGCTAAAAAGCTGGCTGATGAATATCTTGAGGCACACAAGGAATATATCGGGGAATGGAAATAA
- the fdhF gene encoding formate dehydrogenase subunit alpha has protein sequence MVNITINNISYKTDKSNTILKAASENGIEIPVFCNDKRLIPEASCRICLVEVEGAGKLIPACSAKVSDGMRIFTENERVINARKNILDLILADHDFDCPNCPKNGVCRLQEYCLKYDIKKSSYTRKSKIFDIDTSNNFYSFNPNRCILCRKCVRVCRELQGRDVLTASGRGVFTHIEPPFNTGLGNSRCVSCGNCISVCPVGALVPKRNIPFENDEIKKTRTTCVYCGVGCQMNLLTKGDKVVGTEPLDVVPNNGLLCVKGAFAYNFVNHKDRLKTPLIKKDGIFVESSFDEAITFIAEKLTNIKKIYGRESIAGLTSARCTNEENYLMQKFMRAVIGNNNIDHCARLCHATTVSGLAETVGSGAMTNSISEIEKADTIFVIGSNTTETHPVIGTYIQKAKRSGKNLIVADPRKIELAEKADIFMQLKVGTNIALLNGMMNVIISENLQNKDFIEERCENYSGLVSVTEIYTPEYTEKITGVPAKDIINAARLYAGSKNSTIIFSMGITQHTTGTENVFSVSNLAMLCGMIGRENTGINPLRGQNNVQGACDMGGLPNVYPGYQNVENNENRRKFEKAWNSSLSDKTGLTASEMIDSAEKNLLKALYIIGENPVVSEPDSSHTEKALKNLDFLIVQDIFMTETAKLADVILPASSFAEKNGTFTNTERRVQYVQKAIEPVRGTMEDWKILLLLMNKMGYRQNFSSTEEIMDEIAALTPQYGGITHKRILERGLGLQWPCPEKNHEGTPYLHKNTFSRGKGKFIPAAHRFPAEVPDNEYPVILTTGRILYQYHTMTMTGKNSGLMKTAGEIYMEIHPELAENLLLKQGETVKVSSRRGSIKVKAKITNKINKNTIFIPFHFAGGANILTNNALDHFAKEPELKACTVKIEKLYLDADCTEAR, from the coding sequence ATGGTCAATATTACCATTAATAATATTTCATACAAAACAGACAAAAGTAATACTATTCTGAAGGCTGCTTCTGAAAACGGAATAGAGATTCCGGTTTTTTGCAATGACAAAAGGCTGATTCCCGAAGCTTCCTGCAGAATCTGTCTTGTTGAAGTAGAAGGAGCGGGGAAACTTATTCCTGCCTGTTCTGCAAAAGTCTCTGACGGAATGCGTATATTTACGGAAAATGAAAGAGTAATAAATGCCAGAAAAAATATTCTGGACCTTATACTTGCAGATCATGATTTTGATTGTCCGAACTGTCCTAAAAACGGTGTATGCAGGCTACAGGAATATTGTCTGAAATATGATATAAAAAAGAGCAGTTATACAAGAAAAAGCAAAATCTTTGATATCGATACCAGCAATAATTTTTATTCTTTTAACCCAAACAGATGTATTCTTTGCAGAAAGTGTGTAAGAGTCTGCCGTGAATTACAGGGACGTGATGTTCTTACTGCTTCTGGAAGAGGAGTATTTACACATATAGAGCCTCCGTTTAACACCGGCCTTGGAAATTCCAGATGTGTTTCCTGCGGTAATTGTATTTCTGTCTGCCCTGTCGGCGCATTAGTTCCTAAAAGAAACATTCCTTTTGAAAATGATGAGATAAAGAAAACAAGAACTACATGTGTATACTGCGGTGTAGGATGTCAGATGAACCTTCTTACCAAGGGAGACAAAGTTGTCGGAACAGAGCCTCTTGACGTGGTTCCCAATAACGGACTTCTATGTGTCAAAGGTGCTTTTGCATATAATTTTGTTAACCATAAAGATCGTTTAAAAACTCCATTGATAAAAAAAGACGGTATTTTTGTAGAAAGCAGCTTCGATGAAGCAATTACCTTTATTGCAGAAAAACTTACAAATATTAAAAAAATTTATGGCAGAGAAAGTATCGCAGGACTGACTTCGGCAAGATGTACCAATGAAGAAAATTATCTCATGCAGAAATTTATGAGGGCTGTAATCGGTAATAATAATATCGACCATTGTGCCCGGCTCTGTCATGCCACTACTGTTTCAGGACTTGCAGAAACAGTGGGAAGCGGTGCAATGACAAACAGCATCTCGGAAATAGAAAAAGCTGATACTATATTTGTCATCGGGTCCAACACTACAGAAACTCATCCTGTTATCGGCACTTATATACAAAAAGCCAAAAGATCAGGAAAAAATCTTATTGTGGCTGATCCGAGAAAAATCGAGCTTGCCGAAAAAGCTGATATTTTTATGCAGCTGAAAGTGGGTACAAATATTGCTCTGTTAAATGGAATGATGAATGTCATCATAAGTGAAAATCTGCAAAACAAAGACTTTATAGAAGAAAGATGTGAAAATTACAGCGGACTGGTATCTGTGACAGAAATATACACACCCGAATATACTGAAAAGATAACTGGAGTTCCTGCAAAAGACATTATAAATGCGGCAAGACTTTATGCCGGATCAAAAAACTCCACAATAATTTTTTCAATGGGAATTACACAGCATACTACAGGAACTGAAAATGTTTTTTCTGTCTCGAATCTTGCAATGCTTTGTGGTATGATAGGAAGAGAAAATACAGGTATAAACCCTCTGCGGGGGCAGAATAATGTACAGGGTGCCTGTGATATGGGAGGACTTCCTAATGTTTACCCGGGATATCAAAACGTAGAAAATAATGAAAACAGAAGAAAATTTGAAAAAGCATGGAATTCTTCACTATCTGATAAAACAGGTCTTACTGCTTCAGAAATGATAGATTCAGCAGAAAAAAACCTTTTAAAGGCTCTGTATATTATCGGGGAAAATCCTGTGGTCTCGGAGCCTGACAGCAGCCATACGGAGAAAGCACTAAAAAATCTTGATTTTCTTATTGTTCAGGATATTTTCATGACTGAAACAGCAAAATTAGCGGATGTTATATTACCGGCATCCAGCTTCGCAGAAAAAAACGGTACTTTTACTAATACTGAAAGAAGAGTGCAATATGTGCAAAAAGCTATAGAGCCTGTTCGCGGAACTATGGAAGACTGGAAAATTCTTCTTCTTTTAATGAATAAAATGGGATACCGGCAAAATTTTTCTTCTACAGAAGAAATCATGGATGAAATCGCAGCACTCACTCCGCAATACGGCGGGATAACACATAAACGTATTTTGGAGCGAGGTCTTGGTCTTCAATGGCCGTGTCCTGAAAAAAATCATGAGGGAACTCCTTATCTGCATAAAAATACTTTTTCCAGAGGAAAAGGGAAATTTATTCCTGCAGCTCACAGATTTCCTGCAGAAGTGCCTGATAACGAATATCCTGTTATTCTCACTACAGGAAGAATTCTATATCAATATCATACTATGACAATGACTGGAAAAAACTCCGGATTAATGAAAACAGCCGGAGAAATTTACATGGAAATACACCCTGAGCTTGCTGAAAATCTTCTTCTGAAACAGGGAGAAACAGTAAAAGTCAGTTCAAGAAGAGGTTCCATCAAAGTAAAAGCAAAAATTACAAATAAAATTAATAAAAATACTATATTCATTCCTTTTCACTTTGCCGGCGGAGCTAATATTCTTACTAACAATGCTCTTGACCATTTTGCTAAGGAACCGGAACTAAAGGCCTGTACAGTAAAAATAGAAAAGCTGTATTTAGATGCGGACTGTACTGAGGCAAGGTGA